One genomic window of Thalassolituus hydrocarboniclasticus includes the following:
- a CDS encoding HupE/UreJ family protein yields the protein MKKVLISAAALLMPAAAFAHTGHEVSGFAAGVAHPFTGLDHLLAMLAVGLWAARQSGTARWATPLAFVAMMAVGALAGASSLQLPFTELMIAASVVVFGGLIAFNLKQGALAGALLAGGFAFFHGFAHGVEMPAMSTLATYGAGFLLATAVLHAAGYALAAFGHSKAADISRRVAGAVIALTGIALGAA from the coding sequence ATGAAAAAAGTTCTGATCTCTGCCGCAGCCCTGCTGATGCCAGCCGCTGCTTTTGCTCATACCGGTCATGAAGTGTCTGGTTTTGCTGCCGGTGTGGCACATCCTTTTACCGGGCTTGATCACCTGCTGGCGATGCTGGCAGTGGGTCTGTGGGCCGCACGCCAGAGTGGTACCGCCCGCTGGGCGACGCCACTGGCCTTTGTTGCCATGATGGCGGTGGGTGCTCTGGCCGGCGCCAGCAGCCTGCAGCTGCCGTTTACCGAACTGATGATTGCCGCCTCTGTGGTGGTGTTCGGTGGTCTGATTGCCTTTAACCTGAAACAAGGCGCTCTGGCCGGTGCATTGCTGGCCGGTGGTTTTGCCTTTTTCCACGGTTTTGCCCACGGTGTGGAAATGCCGGCGATGAGCACTCTGGCAACCTATGGCGCGGGCTTCCTGCTGGCCACCGCTGTTCTGCATGCAGCCGGTTATGCGCTGGCCGCCTTTGGTCACAGCAAAGCAGCTGATATCAGCCGTCGTGTGGCTGGTGCCGTTATCGCGCTGACCGGTATTGCTTTAGGCGCAGCCTGA
- a CDS encoding EF-hand domain-containing protein: MKTRYIALPVLSVLFSASFLLSTGAQAADVPARGPMAFSDYDTDKNGSISEAEFNAAHDKRMQNNSAAGMPMKGAAKRPMFSQFDSNNDGKLSAEELKNGQMHHQQEMMDMRKDQMMNMQNMHKKNMQQ, translated from the coding sequence ATGAAAACACGCTATATTGCCCTGCCCGTCTTGTCCGTCTTATTTTCCGCATCATTTTTACTGAGCACTGGTGCTCAGGCCGCCGATGTTCCTGCCCGTGGGCCTATGGCCTTCAGCGATTACGACACCGATAAAAACGGCAGTATTTCTGAAGCCGAATTCAATGCCGCCCATGACAAACGCATGCAAAATAACTCTGCCGCCGGTATGCCGATGAAAGGCGCCGCTAAACGCCCTATGTTCAGCCAGTTTGATAGCAATAACGATGGCAAGCTGAGCGCCGAGGAGCTGAAGAATGGCCAGATGCATCATCAGCAGGAAATGATGGATATGCGTAAAGATCAAATGATGAATATGCAGAACATGCATAAGAAAAATATGCAGCAATAG
- a CDS encoding urease accessory protein UreF — MTTDHHAALTTPGLLRLLQLSSVSLPVGGYAFSQGLEYAVEKGWVSNMAKTRDWIALQLHETQALIDLPVLKGAMQAVTAANEKGWESWNDLILASRETSELRLTDTAMGEALVRLLKQLDVKLPRYASEAEGDVSFVALYAYPAVQWQIPFAAAATGLTFAWLENQIAAATKLVPLGQTQAQQLLSDLQTLIPATIRTAEDVDEAEIGGSLPALAIASAQHETQYTRLFRS; from the coding sequence ATGACCACTGATCACCACGCGGCGCTAACAACACCGGGGCTGCTGCGTTTATTGCAGCTGTCCAGTGTCAGCCTGCCGGTGGGTGGTTACGCCTTTTCTCAGGGGCTGGAATACGCCGTGGAAAAAGGCTGGGTCAGTAATATGGCAAAGACCCGTGACTGGATTGCGCTGCAATTGCACGAAACCCAGGCGCTGATTGATTTACCGGTATTAAAAGGTGCGATGCAGGCGGTGACCGCAGCCAATGAAAAAGGCTGGGAAAGCTGGAACGATTTAATTCTGGCCAGCCGCGAAACCAGCGAATTACGCCTTACCGATACCGCCATGGGCGAGGCTCTGGTGCGTTTATTAAAGCAGCTGGACGTTAAGCTGCCGCGCTATGCCAGTGAGGCCGAAGGCGATGTCAGCTTTGTTGCACTGTATGCCTATCCGGCGGTGCAGTGGCAGATTCCGTTTGCTGCCGCCGCCACCGGTCTGACCTTTGCCTGGCTGGAAAATCAGATTGCCGCCGCCACCAAGCTGGTACCGCTGGGCCAGACTCAGGCGCAGCAATTATTAAGTGATTTACAGACGCTGATTCCGGCCACTATCCGCACTGCAGAAGACGTGGATGAAGCAGAAATTGGCGGCTCGTTACCGGCATTAGCCATTGCCAGTGCGCAGCATGAAACGCAATACACGCGCCTGTTCCGATCATGA
- a CDS encoding RluA family pseudouridine synthase, which yields MTDVTPPAYYIAPRCDEELQILHVDDDLIVVNKPAFLYTVPGRGPENSDSVITRLQPDYPEAVIVHRLDLDTSGLLVVARSERARQVLSQQIRDREIQKTYQAVVWGIIEQDEGEINLPIGKDWENRPRCKIDYEEGKASLTYFTVEQRNPDTHRTLVTLKPVTGRQHQLRLHLKSIGHPILGCDLYAHDEALHAEPRLMLHACGLAFKHPDGQMVSWDVKNDWGLD from the coding sequence GTGACTGACGTAACACCTCCTGCTTACTACATCGCCCCACGCTGCGACGAAGAACTGCAGATACTGCACGTTGATGACGATCTGATTGTGGTTAATAAACCGGCCTTTCTCTACACCGTGCCCGGCCGCGGCCCGGAAAACAGCGACTCAGTAATTACCCGCCTGCAGCCGGATTACCCGGAAGCGGTCATTGTGCACCGCCTCGATCTGGATACCTCTGGTTTGCTGGTTGTTGCCCGCTCCGAACGAGCGCGCCAGGTGCTGTCACAACAGATCCGCGACCGTGAGATTCAGAAAACCTATCAGGCCGTGGTCTGGGGCATTATTGAACAGGACGAAGGCGAGATTAACCTGCCCATTGGCAAAGACTGGGAAAACCGTCCGCGCTGCAAAATCGACTATGAAGAAGGCAAAGCCTCGCTCACTTATTTCACAGTCGAGCAGCGCAATCCGGACACCCACCGCACACTGGTGACGCTGAAACCCGTTACCGGCCGCCAGCACCAGCTGCGCCTGCATTTAAAATCCATCGGCCATCCTATTTTAGGCTGCGATTTATACGCCCACGACGAAGCCCTGCACGCCGAACCACGATTAATGCTGCACGCCTGTGGCTTGGCCTTTAAACACCCGGATGGACAAATGGTGAGCTGGGATGTGAAGAATGATTGGGGATTGGATTAA
- the ureG gene encoding urease accessory protein UreG: MKKQTLRVGVGGPVGSGKTALLRSLCSALRDHYNIAVVTNDIYTKEDAEFLTRNEALSADRIMGVETGGCPHTAIREDASMNLAAIDVLMKRHGDLDVVFVESGGDNLSATFSPELSDLTIYVIDVSAGDKIPRKGGPGITRSDLLVINKTDLAPLVGADLDVMDRDAKKMRGERPFVFSNLKKAQGLDDIIQFIVTEGMLEQKEIPPAKAVV, translated from the coding sequence ATGAAAAAACAAACCTTACGCGTAGGTGTCGGTGGTCCGGTCGGCTCCGGTAAAACAGCATTATTACGCTCGCTCTGTTCTGCCCTGCGTGATCACTACAATATTGCGGTGGTAACCAACGATATTTACACCAAAGAAGATGCCGAATTCTTAACCCGTAACGAAGCGCTGTCAGCTGACCGCATCATGGGCGTGGAAACCGGAGGTTGTCCGCATACCGCGATCCGCGAAGATGCCTCGATGAACCTGGCGGCTATCGACGTATTAATGAAACGTCATGGTGATCTGGATGTGGTCTTTGTCGAAAGCGGCGGCGATAACCTGAGTGCGACGTTCAGCCCGGAATTATCCGACCTGACCATTTATGTGATCGACGTATCCGCCGGTGACAAAATTCCGCGTAAAGGTGGCCCCGGCATTACCCGCTCCGATTTACTGGTGATTAATAAAACCGACCTGGCGCCACTGGTGGGTGCCGATCTGGATGTGATGGACCGCGATGCGAAAAAAATGCGCGGTGAGCGTCCCTTTGTATTTTCTAACCTGAAAAAGGCGCAGGGGCTGGACGATATTATTCAGTTTATTGTGACCGAGGGGATGCTGGAGCAAAAAGAGATCCCACCCGCCAAGGCGGTCGTCTGA
- the metG gene encoding methionine--tRNA ligase, whose product MTAQNPRKILVTSALPYANGSIHLGHLLEYIQTDIWVRFQKLRGNECHYVCADDAHGTAIMLRAEKEGISPEEQIARVKAEHEADFAGFQIAFDNFHSTHSEENRLLSEEIYKACRDKGHIAIRSIKQLYDPVKELFLADRYIKGECPKCGAADQYGDNCEACGATYTPAELKNPFSVISGATPVEKESEHYFFKLPDFQEFLQQWTRSGTLQDEVANKLAEWLDSGLQEWDISRDAPYFGFEIPDAPNKFFYVWLDAPIGYMASFKNLCDKRGDLDFNEYWKKDSTTELYHFIGKDIINFHALFWPSMLSAAEYRTPTAVNAHGFVTVNGSKMSKSRGTFIKARTFLNHLNPTYLRYYFAAKLSSSVDDFDLNLEDFVQRVNADLVNKLVNIASRTGNFIAKASGELSATCAEPEMLQQFIDAGDQIASHYEKREFGRAMKDIMALADRANEYIQEKAPWAMNKEEGRQQEVQEVCSVALNLFRQLVTYLAPVLPEIADKTKAFLNLDSLDWEARREILLSHKINKFQPMLARAEMDKVTAILEETKTELAKENGEAPAADNSADKTAAKNAEKKADKKAKNKGPELREDGNEVIADTIEFPDFAKVDLRIARIVKAEHVEGAEKLLQLTLDIGNGETRNVFSGIKSAYNPEDLNGKLTVMVANLAPRKMKFGMSEGMVLAAGPGGEDIFLLEPHDGAQPGMRVM is encoded by the coding sequence ATGACCGCACAGAATCCCCGCAAAATCCTCGTCACCAGCGCCCTGCCCTATGCCAATGGTTCCATTCACCTCGGCCACCTGCTGGAATACATTCAGACTGATATCTGGGTTCGGTTCCAGAAACTGCGTGGCAACGAATGCCACTATGTTTGCGCCGACGACGCCCACGGCACCGCCATCATGCTGCGCGCCGAAAAAGAAGGTATCAGCCCGGAAGAGCAGATTGCGCGGGTAAAGGCCGAGCACGAAGCGGATTTCGCCGGTTTCCAGATTGCGTTCGACAACTTCCACAGCACCCACAGCGAAGAAAACCGCCTGCTGTCAGAAGAAATCTACAAAGCCTGCCGTGACAAAGGCCATATCGCCATCCGCAGCATCAAGCAGCTGTACGATCCGGTTAAAGAGCTGTTTCTGGCCGACCGTTATATCAAAGGCGAGTGCCCTAAGTGTGGCGCCGCCGACCAGTACGGCGACAACTGCGAAGCCTGTGGCGCAACCTACACCCCAGCCGAGCTGAAAAACCCGTTCTCGGTTATTTCCGGTGCTACCCCGGTCGAAAAAGAATCTGAGCACTACTTCTTTAAACTGCCCGATTTTCAGGAATTTCTGCAGCAGTGGACCCGTTCCGGCACCCTGCAGGATGAAGTGGCCAACAAACTGGCCGAGTGGCTGGATTCCGGTCTGCAGGAGTGGGATATCTCCCGTGATGCGCCGTATTTCGGCTTCGAAATTCCGGATGCACCGAACAAGTTTTTCTACGTCTGGCTGGATGCCCCTATCGGTTATATGGCCAGCTTTAAAAACCTGTGTGACAAGCGCGGTGACCTCGACTTTAACGAGTACTGGAAAAAAGATTCCACCACCGAGCTGTATCACTTTATCGGTAAAGACATTATTAACTTCCATGCGCTGTTCTGGCCTTCCATGCTGAGCGCCGCGGAATACCGCACACCAACGGCGGTCAATGCTCACGGTTTCGTGACCGTGAACGGTTCTAAAATGTCGAAGTCGCGCGGTACCTTTATTAAGGCGCGTACTTTCCTGAATCATTTAAACCCGACCTATCTGCGTTACTACTTTGCCGCCAAACTGAGCTCCAGCGTCGATGATTTCGATTTAAATCTGGAAGATTTCGTGCAGCGCGTAAACGCCGATCTGGTCAACAAGCTGGTGAACATCGCCTCGCGTACCGGCAACTTTATTGCCAAAGCATCCGGCGAACTGAGCGCCACCTGCGCTGAACCGGAAATGTTGCAGCAATTTATTGATGCCGGCGACCAGATTGCCAGCCATTACGAAAAACGCGAATTTGGCCGCGCGATGAAAGACATCATGGCGTTGGCCGACCGTGCTAACGAATACATTCAGGAAAAAGCCCCGTGGGCAATGAATAAAGAAGAAGGCCGCCAGCAGGAAGTGCAGGAGGTCTGTTCCGTAGCCCTTAACCTGTTCCGTCAGCTGGTGACGTATCTGGCACCGGTACTGCCGGAAATTGCCGACAAAACCAAAGCATTCCTGAATCTGGACAGCCTTGACTGGGAAGCACGCCGCGAGATTCTGCTGAGCCACAAAATCAATAAATTCCAGCCGATGCTGGCCCGTGCTGAAATGGATAAAGTAACCGCCATTCTGGAAGAAACCAAAACCGAGCTGGCCAAAGAAAACGGTGAAGCTCCGGCGGCGGATAACAGTGCCGATAAAACCGCTGCGAAAAACGCCGAGAAAAAGGCCGATAAAAAAGCGAAGAATAAAGGACCAGAGCTGCGTGAAGACGGTAACGAAGTGATTGCCGACACCATCGAGTTCCCGGATTTCGCCAAAGTCGACCTGCGTATTGCCCGTATCGTTAAAGCCGAACATGTCGAAGGTGCAGAAAAACTGCTGCAGCTGACGCTGGATATCGGCAACGGCGAAACCCGCAACGTATTCTCCGGTATTAAATCGGCCTACAACCCGGAAGACCTGAACGGCAAGCTCACCGTGATGGTTGCCAACCTGGCGCCACGTAAAATGAAATTCGGCATGTCCGAAGGCATGGTACTGGCCGCAGGCCCGGGCGGTGAAGATATTTTCCTGCTCGAACCACACGACGGCGCCCAGCCGGGTATGCGCGTGATGTAA
- the ureC gene encoding urease subunit alpha, whose product MSNKTMDRTSYAQMFGPTTGDKVRLGDTELFIQIEKDFTTYGDEVKFGGGKVIRDGMGQSQRVSAETVDLVITNAVVLDHWGIVKGDVGIKDGRIFAVGKAGNPDIQDNVDIIVGPGTEVIAGEGSILTAGGIDAHIHFICPQQVEEALMSGVTTMIGGGTGPATGTNATTCSSGPWYIGKMLQATDDMPMNFGFLGKGNASLPEALEEQLEAGACGLKLHEDWGTTPASIDCCLSVAEKYDVQVAIHTDTLNESGFVDDTIGAFKDRVIHTYHTEGAGGGHAPDIIRACSYPNVLPSSTNPTRPYTRNTVDEHLDMLMVCHHLDSSIPEDVAFADSRIRKETIAAEDIFHDRGAFSMISSDSQAMGRVGEVITRTWQTAHKMKTQFGLLKEDLEIGADNFRARRYIAKYTINPAIAHGISHEVGSIEKGKLADLVLWKPAFFATKPSMIIKGGMIAAAPMGDPNASIPTPQPVHYRMMFGAFGKAAAATSLTFVSAAALNNNVGEKLGVKRTLAACKNTRNIRKSDMILNDWMPDVTVDPQTYEVRADGELLTCEPASELPLAQLYNLF is encoded by the coding sequence ATGAGTAATAAAACCATGGACCGCACGTCCTACGCGCAGATGTTCGGCCCTACCACCGGCGATAAAGTGCGCCTCGGCGATACTGAATTATTTATTCAGATTGAAAAAGATTTCACCACCTACGGCGATGAAGTGAAATTCGGCGGCGGCAAAGTCATCCGTGATGGCATGGGCCAGAGCCAGCGCGTCAGCGCAGAAACCGTCGATCTGGTGATTACCAACGCCGTGGTGCTGGATCACTGGGGGATTGTAAAAGGCGATGTCGGTATTAAAGACGGTCGTATTTTTGCCGTAGGTAAAGCCGGTAATCCGGATATTCAGGATAACGTCGATATTATTGTCGGCCCGGGCACCGAAGTGATTGCCGGTGAAGGCTCCATTCTTACCGCTGGCGGTATCGATGCGCACATTCATTTTATTTGTCCGCAACAGGTCGAAGAAGCCTTAATGAGCGGCGTCACCACCATGATTGGCGGCGGCACCGGGCCTGCCACCGGCACTAACGCCACCACCTGTTCGTCCGGCCCCTGGTACATCGGCAAAATGCTGCAGGCCACCGACGATATGCCAATGAATTTCGGCTTTTTAGGTAAAGGCAACGCCAGCCTGCCAGAGGCACTGGAAGAACAACTGGAAGCCGGCGCCTGCGGTCTGAAATTACATGAAGACTGGGGCACCACACCGGCGTCCATCGACTGCTGTCTGAGCGTGGCGGAAAAATACGATGTGCAGGTTGCCATTCATACCGACACCCTGAATGAATCCGGTTTTGTTGATGACACCATTGGTGCTTTTAAAGACCGCGTAATTCATACCTACCATACCGAAGGGGCCGGTGGTGGCCATGCGCCGGATATTATCCGCGCCTGTTCTTACCCCAATGTGCTGCCCTCTTCCACCAACCCAACGCGCCCTTATACGCGTAATACGGTGGATGAACATCTGGATATGCTGATGGTCTGTCATCACCTTGACAGCAGCATTCCTGAAGACGTTGCTTTTGCCGATTCGCGCATCCGTAAAGAAACCATTGCCGCTGAAGATATTTTTCACGACCGTGGCGCCTTCAGCATGATCTCATCCGACTCTCAGGCCATGGGCCGCGTGGGCGAAGTGATTACCCGCACCTGGCAGACGGCGCATAAAATGAAAACCCAGTTCGGTTTATTAAAAGAAGATCTGGAGATCGGCGCCGATAATTTCCGCGCGCGCCGCTACATCGCCAAGTACACCATTAACCCGGCCATTGCTCATGGTATTTCCCACGAAGTGGGTTCCATCGAAAAAGGTAAGCTGGCTGATCTGGTGTTGTGGAAACCGGCTTTTTTTGCCACCAAGCCGAGCATGATTATTAAAGGCGGCATGATTGCCGCAGCGCCGATGGGCGATCCGAATGCGTCGATTCCGACACCACAGCCGGTGCATTACCGCATGATGTTCGGTGCCTTTGGTAAAGCCGCTGCCGCCACCAGCCTGACCTTTGTATCGGCAGCGGCGTTAAATAATAACGTCGGTGAAAAACTGGGAGTTAAACGCACCTTAGCGGCCTGTAAAAATACCCGCAATATCCGTAAATCAGACATGATTCTGAACGACTGGATGCCGGACGTTACCGTTGATCCGCAAACCTATGAAGTGCGTGCCGACGGCGAATTACTGACCTGCGAACCGGCCAGCGAACTGCCACTGGCACAACTGTATAACTTATTTTAA
- a CDS encoding M15 family metallopeptidase, whose amino-acid sequence MPQPQNGDPSASHQPPLSAHELRPSFVRLDQYIPDILIDLKYAGCDNFIGAVVDGYQQACALLSRPAAEALANVAAELRQQNLRLKIFDAYRPQRAVDHFLRWASSAEDLRTKERFYPALEKPQLFEQGYLFSHSSHSRGSTADLTLTDNDGRELDMGTIFDFFGPQSWPESADVSPHQRANRDLLQSVMRRHGFTGVREEWWHFTLADEPYPDQYFDFLPWE is encoded by the coding sequence ATGCCTCAGCCTCAGAATGGCGATCCTTCCGCAAGCCACCAGCCACCGCTTTCTGCACATGAGTTACGGCCATCCTTTGTCCGTCTCGACCAGTATATTCCTGACATTCTGATCGACCTGAAATACGCCGGTTGCGATAACTTTATTGGCGCGGTGGTGGATGGTTACCAGCAGGCCTGTGCATTGCTCAGCCGTCCGGCGGCAGAAGCTCTGGCCAATGTGGCAGCCGAATTACGTCAGCAAAACCTGCGCTTAAAAATCTTTGATGCTTATCGCCCGCAACGCGCGGTCGACCATTTTTTACGCTGGGCCAGCAGTGCCGAAGACTTGCGCACCAAAGAGCGTTTTTATCCGGCGCTGGAAAAGCCGCAACTGTTTGAGCAGGGTTACTTATTCAGCCACTCCTCACACTCACGCGGCAGTACCGCCGACCTGACCCTGACCGACAACGACGGTCGGGAGCTGGATATGGGTACCATCTTTGATTTCTTTGGCCCGCAGTCCTGGCCGGAGTCGGCGGACGTCAGCCCCCATCAGCGCGCCAACCGCGATTTACTGCAGAGCGTTATGCGTCGCCACGGTTTTACAGGTGTGCGGGAAGAGTGGTGGCACTTTACCCTTGCCGATGAACCCTACCCCGATCAGTATTTTGATTTTTTGCCTTGGGAATAA
- a CDS encoding urease accessory protein UreD: MNHPVQPLLSAQADAPYWNAQLQLSTRQTERGTRLVQCEHNGPLYVQKPFYPEGPDCAHLYLLHPPGGMVSGDFLTINVSAGENSHVLVTTPGAGRVYRARADGLLQQQKVQLTVDNNAALEWMPLETILFPSSRAQLETEVHLGENSRYIGWDIVSLGLPANGSRLDDLGQHTTLKQGLRIYYKQQLLLNERLSLHPGNSELLNAAAGFRGMPVHGLLVAGPFTQGFCEQALEKLQELCADQLAGVSLNGQLLSVRYLGTCSEQARLLLSDAWAIIRPQLMQRPACAPRIWAT, translated from the coding sequence TTGAATCACCCCGTTCAGCCGCTGCTAAGCGCGCAGGCTGATGCACCATACTGGAACGCGCAGTTACAGCTGAGTACGCGCCAGACAGAAAGAGGCACCCGTTTGGTGCAATGCGAACATAACGGCCCTCTTTATGTGCAAAAGCCGTTTTACCCGGAAGGGCCGGACTGTGCGCACCTGTATCTGCTGCATCCGCCCGGCGGCATGGTGTCGGGTGATTTTCTCACCATTAATGTCAGTGCCGGTGAAAACAGCCATGTGCTGGTAACAACACCCGGAGCAGGACGTGTTTACCGCGCCCGTGCTGATGGTTTGCTGCAGCAGCAGAAAGTGCAGCTGACGGTTGATAACAACGCGGCACTGGAATGGATGCCACTGGAAACCATTTTATTTCCGTCATCGCGTGCGCAGCTGGAAACCGAAGTCCATCTGGGTGAAAACAGCCGCTATATCGGCTGGGATATTGTCAGCCTCGGTTTGCCCGCCAATGGCAGCCGTCTGGATGACCTTGGTCAGCACACCACGCTGAAGCAGGGGCTGCGTATTTATTATAAGCAACAGCTATTGCTGAATGAGCGCCTGAGCCTGCATCCGGGTAACAGCGAATTATTAAATGCCGCGGCCGGTTTCCGTGGCATGCCGGTACACGGTCTGTTAGTGGCCGGACCTTTTACTCAGGGCTTTTGTGAACAGGCTCTGGAAAAGCTTCAGGAGCTGTGCGCCGACCAACTGGCCGGTGTCAGCCTGAACGGCCAATTGTTAAGCGTGCGTTATCTTGGCACCTGCAGCGAGCAAGCCCGTCTGCTGCTGAGTGACGCCTGGGCGATTATCCGCCCGCAATTAATGCAACGTCCAGCCTGCGCTCCGCGCATCTGGGCAACCTGA
- the ureA gene encoding urease subunit gamma, with protein MELLPREKDKLLIFTAALLAERRLNRGLKLNYPEAMAYLTMEIMEGARDGKTVAELMGYGKTLLSADQVMPGVPELIHEVQVEATFPDGTKLVTVHEPIV; from the coding sequence ATGGAACTGCTACCGCGCGAAAAAGATAAGCTGCTGATTTTTACCGCAGCCCTGCTGGCAGAACGCCGCCTGAACCGTGGTCTGAAATTAAATTATCCGGAAGCCATGGCCTATCTGACCATGGAAATTATGGAAGGCGCACGCGATGGCAAAACCGTGGCCGAGCTGATGGGTTACGGTAAAACACTGCTGAGCGCCGATCAGGTAATGCCCGGCGTGCCGGAATTAATTCATGAGGTACAGGTAGAAGCGACCTTCCCGGATGGCACTAAGCTGGTCACCGTGCATGAGCCCATTGTTTAA
- a CDS encoding putative urea ABC transporter substrate-binding protein yields MKPLKRLLTASLVTLAALTPLHAQAKDSFRLAWSIYVGWMPWDYADKAGIVKKWADKYGIEIEVVQINDYVESINQFTAGEFDACVMTNMDALTIPAASGVDTTALIVGDFSNGNDAVILKEGTSLKDIKGLPVNLVELSVSHYLLARGLESVGMSEKDVSVINTSDADMVAAYGTGDVKAVVTWNPLVSEILAQPNATSVFNSSQIPGEIIDTTMVNSETLAANPAFAKALTGAWYETMSIMAKDDAEGKKARSMMAEASGTDLAGYDAQLAATKMFYDAQKAVEFVNSAELPKTMEYVAKFSFDHGLLGDGAADAGFIGMAFPNGKTFGDKGNVKLRFTDSYMKMAAEGKL; encoded by the coding sequence ATGAAGCCGTTAAAACGTCTGCTCACCGCCAGCCTGGTCACCCTGGCCGCCCTTACCCCATTACACGCTCAGGCCAAAGACAGTTTCCGTCTGGCCTGGTCTATCTATGTTGGCTGGATGCCGTGGGATTACGCCGACAAGGCCGGCATCGTAAAAAAATGGGCCGATAAATACGGCATCGAGATCGAAGTGGTGCAGATCAACGATTACGTTGAATCCATCAACCAGTTTACCGCCGGTGAATTCGACGCCTGCGTAATGACCAATATGGATGCCCTGACCATTCCGGCCGCCAGCGGCGTCGACACCACCGCCTTAATCGTCGGTGACTTCTCCAACGGCAACGACGCTGTGATTCTGAAAGAAGGCACAAGCCTGAAAGACATCAAAGGCCTGCCGGTGAATCTGGTGGAGCTGTCGGTTTCCCATTATCTGCTGGCACGTGGTCTGGAAAGCGTAGGCATGAGCGAAAAAGACGTATCGGTGATCAACACCTCCGACGCCGATATGGTGGCGGCTTATGGCACCGGTGATGTTAAAGCCGTGGTCACCTGGAACCCGCTGGTGAGCGAAATTCTGGCGCAGCCAAACGCAACCTCCGTGTTTAATTCCTCACAGATTCCGGGTGAAATTATCGACACCACCATGGTCAACAGCGAAACCCTGGCCGCTAACCCTGCCTTCGCCAAAGCCCTGACCGGCGCCTGGTACGAAACCATGAGCATCATGGCGAAAGACGACGCCGAAGGTAAAAAAGCACGCAGCATGATGGCCGAAGCCTCAGGCACCGACCTGGCCGGTTACGATGCTCAGCTGGCCGCCACCAAAATGTTCTACGACGCACAAAAAGCCGTGGAATTTGTGAACAGCGCCGAGCTGCCAAAAACCATGGAATACGTGGCGAAATTCTCCTTCGACCACGGTCTGCTGGGTGATGGCGCCGCCGATGCCGGCTTTATCGGCATGGCCTTCCCGAATGGCAAAACCTTTGGCGATAAAGGTAATGTGAAACTGCGCTTTACCGACAGCTATATGAAGATGGCGGCTGAAGGAAAGCTGTGA
- a CDS encoding urease subunit beta: MIPGEIIVGEGDIELNAGRETLRLRVENTGDRPIQVGSHYHFYETNPALSFEREKTRGFRLNIASGTAVRFEPGQGREVELVAYAGDRIVYGFRGEIMGKLDN; this comes from the coding sequence ATGATCCCAGGTGAAATTATCGTCGGCGAAGGCGATATCGAATTAAACGCAGGCCGTGAAACGCTTCGTCTGCGTGTTGAGAATACCGGTGACCGCCCGATTCAGGTTGGCTCCCATTATCATTTTTACGAAACCAATCCGGCGCTGTCGTTTGAGCGGGAAAAAACCAGAGGTTTCCGCCTGAATATTGCCTCGGGTACCGCCGTGCGTTTTGAGCCGGGCCAGGGCCGTGAAGTGGAATTAGTCGCCTACGCCGGAGACCGTATTGTCTACGGTTTCCGCGGCGAAATAATGGGCAAGCTGGATAACTGA